In Thermotoga sp. Ku-13t, one genomic interval encodes:
- a CDS encoding peroxiredoxin produces MERKSEPEGGVLMGIPLIGERFPEVEVMTTHGKMKLPEAFKGKWFVLFSHPADFTPVCTTEFVAFQKRYDQFRQLGFELIGLSVDQVFSHIKWVEWIKENTGVQIEFPIIADTGRIAEMLGMIHPAKGSNTVRAVFFVDPNGIIRAILYYPQEVGRNLDEILRMAKAFKVADEHKVAIPANWPNNELIGDEVIVPPATSIEEAKKRKEQYECFDWWFCHKKV; encoded by the coding sequence ATGGAACGAAAAAGTGAACCTGAGGGAGGTGTCCTTATGGGTATTCCACTGATAGGTGAAAGGTTTCCAGAGGTCGAGGTGATGACGACTCACGGTAAGATGAAGCTGCCAGAGGCTTTCAAGGGTAAGTGGTTCGTTCTGTTCAGCCATCCGGCTGATTTCACACCTGTGTGTACGACCGAGTTCGTCGCGTTCCAGAAGAGATACGACCAGTTCCGACAACTTGGATTTGAACTGATCGGTCTCAGCGTGGACCAGGTTTTCTCACACATCAAGTGGGTTGAGTGGATCAAGGAAAACACGGGTGTACAGATCGAGTTTCCTATCATCGCTGACACGGGCAGGATCGCTGAGATGCTCGGAATGATTCATCCCGCTAAGGGTAGCAACACGGTCAGGGCGGTGTTCTTCGTCGATCCGAACGGCATCATACGCGCGATACTTTACTATCCACAGGAAGTTGGAAGGAACCTGGACGAGATACTGCGAATGGCAAAAGCTTTCAAAGTGGCTGATGAACACAAAGTTGCGATACCTGCAAACTGGCCCAACAACGAATTGATAGGCGACGAGGTCATCGTTCCGCCCGCAACGAGCATAGAGGAAGC